A stretch of the Panicum virgatum strain AP13 chromosome 9N, P.virgatum_v5, whole genome shotgun sequence genome encodes the following:
- the LOC120690113 gene encoding MFP1 attachment factor 1-like — MREAVMRRIVQTVAAPSVLSRRYGTVPEPEAERAAAAVQAEAFAVASKSAAGASPAFVKEGIEVLQTLYSREVSCRLLELAKSRSAAAVAPTAEASTQEVEESSVTVSAARPSSKGDGSISPLHLPTDKSRATKTNLRISVIGPRLVISGAPG; from the exons ATGCGCGAAGCCGTCATGCGCCGCATCGTGCAAACAGTCGCCGCGCCCAGCGTCCTCTCCCGGCGCTACGGCACTGTCCCGGAGCCTGAGGCtgagcgtgccgccgccgccgtccaggccgaggccttcgccgtcgcctccaagtccgccgccggcgcgtccccGGCCTTCGTCAAGGAGGGGATAGAGGTCCTCCAGACGTTGTATTCCAGGGAGGTCAGCTGCCGCCTCCTCGAGCTCGCCAAGtcccggtccgccgccgccgtggcgccaaccgCCGAGGCCAGCACGCAGGAGGTGGAGGAATCGTCGGTGACCGTCTCCGCCGCCCGACCGTCGTCTAAAGGTGACGGGTCCATATCACCGCTACAT TTACCTACTGATAAATCTAGAGCTACTAAAACAAATCTCCGGATATCCGTCATTGGTCCTCGGTTGGTAATATCTGGAGCTCCAGGTTAA